A single genomic interval of Acetonema longum DSM 6540 harbors:
- a CDS encoding TfoX/Sxy family protein yields the protein MATTMDFAEYVCDQIKDCGYVRCKKMFGEYMVYINDKPILLVCDNTVFVKILPCLDALMVNAEKGFPYDGAKEHYILDIDNADFATEVVNILEPVTPLPKPRKKKIKPEMC from the coding sequence ATGGCAACAACAATGGATTTTGCAGAGTACGTCTGCGACCAAATTAAAGACTGCGGATATGTCCGTTGCAAGAAGATGTTCGGCGAATATATGGTCTATATAAATGATAAGCCAATTTTGCTTGTCTGTGACAATACGGTTTTCGTAAAAATACTGCCTTGCCTTGATGCACTCATGGTAAACGCCGAGAAAGGGTTTCCCTACGACGGGGCAAAAGAACATTACATCTTGGATATTGATAATGCCGATTTCGCCACGGAAGTCGTGAATATTTTAGAACCTGTTACCCCGCTGCCGAAGCCGAGGAAAAAGAAGATCAAACCGGAAATGTGTTAA
- a CDS encoding NUDIX hydrolase, with amino-acid sequence MEELWDLYDGDRNKIGLTQKRGEPIPEGYYHLVVSAWVVNDQGHYLMSQRQSNKPYPLCWECTGGSVLLGESSLQGALREVYEELGLNLETTPAKLVYQIRREQTQDFYDVWLFHANPSIEFLTLQDDEVADAQWMDKEKIYTLQREHKLHPLIDYLEEIL; translated from the coding sequence ATGGAAGAACTATGGGATTTATACGACGGGGATCGCAATAAAATCGGCTTGACGCAAAAACGGGGAGAGCCAATTCCGGAAGGCTATTATCATCTTGTAGTGAGCGCTTGGGTTGTAAATGACCAGGGTCATTATCTCATGTCCCAGCGTCAATCCAATAAACCATATCCCCTGTGCTGGGAATGTACCGGAGGCTCGGTGCTGTTGGGAGAAAGCAGCCTGCAGGGGGCGTTGCGGGAAGTATATGAAGAATTGGGCCTGAATCTTGAAACCACCCCTGCGAAACTGGTTTATCAGATCCGGCGAGAACAAACCCAGGATTTTTACGATGTGTGGTTATTTCATGCCAATCCGTCGATAGAATTCCTTACGTTACAGGACGATGAAGTTGCCGACGCACAGTGGATGGACAAGGAAAAGATATATACGTTGCAGCGTGAGCACAAACTTCATCCTCTAATCGATTATCTTGAGGAGATTTTATGA